A stretch of Nonomuraea africana DNA encodes these proteins:
- a CDS encoding histidine phosphatase family protein, translated as MAIKLIYETHSITVDNESGVATGWLPGELSDAGRGEAVKLGERRRSGVDVVYSSDLRRAVQTARIAFSGREIRLDARLRECDYGRYNGRPVAELAPLRRAHIRRPWPEGQSYEEVVAATEAFLRDLRAEWEGRTVLVVSHSANRWALQHLLEGVPLEDLVDAPFSWQPGWEYTLS; from the coding sequence GTGGCGATCAAGCTGATCTACGAGACCCATTCGATCACCGTCGACAACGAGTCCGGCGTCGCGACCGGCTGGCTGCCCGGTGAGCTGTCCGACGCGGGCCGGGGCGAAGCCGTCAAGCTGGGCGAGCGCAGGCGTTCGGGCGTCGACGTGGTCTACAGCTCCGACCTGCGCAGGGCCGTACAGACCGCGCGGATCGCCTTTTCCGGCAGGGAGATCAGGCTGGACGCGCGGTTGCGGGAGTGCGACTACGGGCGCTACAACGGCAGGCCCGTCGCGGAGCTGGCGCCGCTCAGGCGGGCGCACATCCGGCGGCCGTGGCCCGAAGGGCAGAGCTACGAGGAGGTCGTGGCGGCGACGGAGGCGTTCCTGCGCGATCTGCGGGCGGAGTGGGAGGGGCGGACGGTGCTGGTCGTCTCGCACTCGGCCAACCGGTGGGCGTTGCAGCACCTGCTGGAGGGCGTGCCGCTGGAGGACCTGGTGGACGCGCCGTTCAGCTGGCAGCCGGGATGGGAGTACACGCTCTCGTGA
- a CDS encoding lanthionine synthetase LanC family protein — MLGRAGRADRTVQAAVDRVVAARLAAARRRRASTRLPTLAEFDLIRGLTGLGALLLTRPGSPPPLLHEVLTHLVTLAGLAEADSRGLPGWWSPDSPTHEEIAGGHANNGVAHGIAGPLALLSLAAHRDILVEGQTTPSRPGPARRARHRRRESRWSGRGCGGPGAA, encoded by the coding sequence GTGCTCGGCCGTGCTGGGCGTGCCGACCGGACCGTCCAGGCCGCCGTTGACCGAGTCGTGGCCGCTCGGCTCGCCGCGGCCCGCCGGCGGCGAGCGTCGACCCGGCTGCCGACGCTGGCGGAGTTCGACCTCATCAGGGGACTCACCGGCCTGGGAGCGCTGCTGCTCACCCGCCCAGGCTCGCCGCCGCCGCTGCTGCACGAGGTGCTGACCCATCTGGTGACGCTGGCGGGCCTGGCCGAAGCCGATAGCCGGGGCCTGCCCGGGTGGTGGTCACCGGATAGCCCCACGCATGAGGAGATCGCCGGTGGCCACGCGAACAACGGTGTGGCACACGGCATCGCCGGCCCGTTGGCGCTGCTGTCCCTCGCCGCCCACCGCGACATCCTCGTGGAAGGCCAGACGACGCCATCGAGACCTGGACCAGCGCGGCGAGCTCGTCATCGGCGGCGTGAATCTCGCTGGTCAGGTCGCGGATGCGGCGGGCCAGGCGCTGCATGA
- a CDS encoding helix-turn-helix domain-containing protein: protein MARPAADPARQLERAHRILDAAAELILRFGYDKTTIDDVARAAGVAKGTIYLHWKTRDALFAALLRRERARLLDDVRQSAPATHHDLLERLAAELLRRPLMKASLLGDSAVLGKLARRKRESGSAFPLGRQFEVYLDTLREHGALRDDLTAIEHLTVLTSTLYGFLIAQRYLPDDVRLPDERLAELVADVGGGAVGSGAPGDAQAIARATKDFLDAAVEVAHAKLRASLGTKEYPT, encoded by the coding sequence ATGGCGAGACCGGCAGCGGATCCGGCGCGGCAGCTGGAGCGCGCGCATCGCATCCTCGACGCCGCGGCCGAGCTGATCCTGCGCTTCGGCTACGACAAGACCACCATCGACGACGTCGCCAGGGCGGCGGGGGTCGCCAAGGGCACGATCTACCTCCACTGGAAGACCCGCGACGCGCTGTTCGCCGCGCTGTTGCGCCGCGAACGGGCCCGCCTGCTCGACGACGTACGGCAAAGCGCCCCCGCCACCCACCACGACCTGCTCGAACGGCTGGCGGCCGAGCTGCTGCGCAGGCCGTTGATGAAGGCGAGCCTGCTGGGTGACTCGGCGGTGCTCGGCAAGCTGGCCCGGCGCAAGCGCGAGAGCGGCTCGGCCTTCCCGCTGGGCCGGCAGTTCGAGGTCTACCTCGACACCCTGCGCGAGCACGGGGCGCTGAGAGACGACCTCACCGCCATCGAGCACCTGACCGTGCTCACCTCCACGCTCTACGGGTTCCTGATCGCGCAGCGGTACCTGCCCGACGACGTCAGGCTGCCGGACGAGCGGCTGGCCGAGCTGGTCGCCGACGTCGGCGGCGGGGCGGTCGGCTCGGGCGCGCCCGGCGACGCCCAGGCGATCGCCAGGGCGACCAAAGACTTCCTCGACGCCGCCGTGGAGGTCGCGCACGCCAAACTGCGCGCCTCGCTCGGCACCAAGGAGTATCCGACGTGA
- a CDS encoding 1-aminocyclopropane-1-carboxylate deaminase/D-cysteine desulfhydrase, which translates to MEEVTDPRLGTVRLFLKHDDNKARKLRYNLGPARVLSFGGAYSGHLRALARAGMERGFETIGVVRGEEHLPLNPSLAYARACGMRLVYLDRAAYRRKHTPEVLDELRARFGDVTILPEGGSNAAAVRGCAELPAEIGLDYDVICCPVGTGGTLAGISAGLALGRRALGFAVLKGAGFLRDEVARLQREAYGRVMTNWHLNLDYHFGGYAKLSPELDPAFEQVYVAKMIYGILDLAGRGAFAPGSRVVAVVTGQPSIPVAPWGAPTGFDSAEPR; encoded by the coding sequence ATGGAAGAGGTGACGGATCCCCGTCTCGGCACGGTGCGGCTCTTCCTCAAGCACGACGACAACAAGGCCCGCAAACTCAGGTACAACCTCGGCCCCGCCCGCGTGCTCAGCTTCGGCGGCGCCTACTCGGGACACCTGCGCGCGCTGGCCCGAGCGGGCATGGAGCGGGGCTTCGAGACCATCGGCGTCGTGCGCGGCGAGGAGCACCTGCCGCTCAACCCGTCGCTGGCCTACGCGCGGGCCTGCGGCATGCGCCTGGTCTACCTCGACCGGGCCGCCTACCGCCGCAAGCACACCCCCGAGGTGCTGGACGAGCTGCGCGCGCGGTTCGGCGACGTCACGATCCTGCCCGAGGGCGGCAGCAACGCGGCCGCGGTGCGCGGCTGCGCGGAGCTGCCCGCGGAGATCGGCCTCGACTACGACGTGATCTGCTGCCCCGTCGGCACCGGCGGCACGCTCGCGGGGATCTCGGCGGGTCTGGCCCTCGGCCGGCGGGCGCTGGGCTTCGCCGTGCTGAAGGGGGCGGGCTTCCTGCGCGACGAGGTGGCGCGGCTGCAGCGGGAGGCGTACGGCCGCGTGATGACCAACTGGCATCTCAACCTCGACTACCACTTCGGCGGCTACGCCAAGCTCTCTCCCGAGCTCGACCCCGCCTTCGAGCAGGTCTACGTGGCCAAGATGATCTACGGGATCCTCGACCTGGCCGGGCGCGGCGCGTTCGCGCCAGGCTCCCGCGTCGTCGCCGTGGTCACCGGTCAGCCCTCGATTCCCGTCGCGCCGTGGGGCGCGCCGACCGGCTTCGACTCGGCCGAGCCGCGCTGA
- a CDS encoding DUF6766 family protein — translation MTRFIKENSLSLFFLLIFLLALFGQAIAGQAKFNDQQLVDDGQPVSVWRYIASSDFAVDVAENWQSEYLQFLLFILATVWLVQRGSPESKELGKEGAESDKDQMIGEHARPGSPSWATAGGLRRALISNSLGWVMGLVFALSWLAQSVAGLAAGNAERLTDLRDPENWGSYVIGPEFWSRTLQNWQSEFLAVASMVALSIYLRQRGSAESKPVGAPHGATGIEG, via the coding sequence ATGACACGCTTCATCAAGGAGAACTCCCTCTCGCTGTTCTTCCTGCTGATCTTCCTGCTCGCGCTGTTCGGGCAGGCGATCGCGGGTCAGGCCAAGTTCAACGACCAGCAGCTCGTGGACGACGGCCAGCCGGTCTCCGTGTGGCGGTACATCGCCTCGTCGGACTTCGCGGTGGACGTGGCCGAGAACTGGCAGTCGGAGTACCTGCAGTTCCTGCTGTTCATCCTGGCCACGGTCTGGCTGGTCCAGAGGGGCTCGCCCGAGTCGAAGGAGCTCGGCAAGGAGGGCGCCGAGTCCGACAAGGACCAGATGATCGGCGAGCACGCCCGGCCGGGCTCGCCCTCGTGGGCGACCGCGGGCGGGCTGCGCAGGGCGCTGATCAGCAACTCGCTCGGCTGGGTGATGGGGCTGGTGTTCGCGCTGTCGTGGCTGGCCCAGTCGGTGGCGGGACTCGCGGCGGGCAACGCCGAGCGCCTCACCGACCTGCGCGACCCGGAGAACTGGGGGTCCTACGTGATCGGACCCGAGTTCTGGAGCAGGACACTGCAGAACTGGCAGTCGGAGTTCCTGGCGGTGGCCTCGATGGTGGCGCTGTCGATCTACCTGCGTCAGCGCGGCTCGGCCGAGTCGAAGCCGGTCGGCGCGCCCCACGGCGCGACGGGAATCGAGGGCTGA
- a CDS encoding ATP-binding protein translates to MLYGRQAEQATVDELLEARSGALIVRGEAGIGKSALLDYAAAKAQARVLRVNGVESEADLSFAALHLLLRPVLDHVGALPSQQAEVLRGALGLGGTTRGDRFLVGVATLNLLVELSAEGPVVCLVDDAQWLDGESADALLFAARRLHTEPVAALFTAREGDAAFHARGLTELWLGELDAEAARGLLTEQAADLPPAIRDQLLTEARGNPLALVELPRMLTTEQRRGALSPLSFSLGTAGLVTDRVLCGFRDRISALPGATRSCLLVAALDDRAELGVLARAIGLLGASLTDFAEAERAGLLRVCPEGVAFRHPLVRTAVLLSCDIGARIAAHQALAHAVDGDRRAWHLAAVTLQPDEEVAHELERLALRARQRGGQTAVSAAYARAAELSADPAEAVRRWTAAAGAAAEAGLWLRAHELVDKALRLAEEEAPAGAVLSELAQVRAKLEVEAGRPLNGVRLLHEGAEAAGDPSAKLSLLSLAGFYTWASAPHPDQLALARRTAELCPDGDGLADVVRTFNRAFRLILEGDAVTTLTYRMPDQADRIPFEVRFIITYQAIVRADHDAMLDSAAQLVEECQAEGRLGRMPQAMTIFTIAQLISGRHRSARATVATGLALASDVGQPQWSSYLAGLHAWLSGVAGAQEECAAMTEQAIREADHRRWMPGAYWAEYAQLMLDLGASRYDAVLERMDRAAAGPTRHAFLWRYAWPDYVEAAARTGNPQRAKEPLRRYAEWAQATGQARPLAVLHRAHALLAADHEAEELYERALAFHIEGEHPFDEARTRMVYGEWLRRQQRRTEARAQLESAIEAFDRLDAAPWSARAAAELRATGASLSDRARAGDPRAALTPQELQVVRLAVTGASNREIGAQLFLSPRTVASHLYKAFPKLGVSSRAELARLELA, encoded by the coding sequence ATGTTGTACGGACGTCAGGCAGAACAGGCCACCGTCGATGAGCTGTTGGAAGCGCGCTCCGGCGCTCTGATCGTGCGCGGCGAGGCAGGCATCGGCAAGTCGGCGCTCCTGGACTACGCCGCCGCGAAGGCGCAGGCACGCGTGCTGCGAGTCAACGGCGTCGAGTCCGAGGCCGACTTGTCGTTCGCCGCCCTGCATCTGCTGCTCCGCCCGGTACTCGACCACGTGGGAGCGCTGCCGTCCCAGCAGGCTGAGGTGTTACGCGGTGCGCTCGGCCTCGGCGGCACGACCCGGGGCGACCGCTTCCTCGTCGGCGTGGCGACGCTCAACCTGCTCGTGGAGCTGTCGGCCGAGGGTCCGGTGGTGTGCCTGGTCGACGACGCCCAATGGCTGGACGGCGAGTCGGCCGACGCGCTGCTGTTCGCCGCCCGCCGCCTGCATACCGAACCCGTCGCCGCTCTGTTCACCGCCCGGGAGGGCGACGCGGCCTTCCACGCGCGAGGGCTAACCGAACTGTGGCTGGGCGAGCTGGACGCCGAGGCCGCCCGCGGCCTGCTCACGGAGCAGGCCGCAGACCTGCCGCCGGCCATACGCGACCAACTCCTCACCGAGGCCCGCGGCAACCCGCTGGCCCTGGTCGAGCTGCCTCGCATGCTCACCACCGAACAGCGCAGGGGCGCACTCAGCCCGCTGTCCTTCTCCCTCGGCACGGCGGGACTGGTGACCGATCGGGTGCTGTGCGGTTTCCGTGACCGGATCTCGGCGCTGCCTGGCGCCACCCGCTCCTGCCTGCTGGTGGCGGCCCTCGATGACCGTGCCGAGCTGGGCGTGCTCGCGCGGGCGATCGGCCTGCTCGGCGCCTCGCTGACCGACTTCGCTGAGGCAGAGCGGGCTGGCCTGCTCCGGGTGTGCCCGGAGGGTGTCGCCTTCCGCCACCCGCTGGTGCGTACCGCCGTGCTGCTGTCGTGTGACATCGGCGCCCGGATTGCGGCGCACCAGGCGCTGGCCCATGCCGTCGACGGCGATCGGCGGGCCTGGCACCTGGCCGCCGTCACTCTCCAGCCCGACGAGGAAGTGGCGCACGAGCTGGAGCGCCTGGCGCTGCGGGCCCGGCAGCGCGGCGGGCAGACGGCGGTCTCGGCGGCCTACGCGCGCGCGGCCGAGCTGTCCGCCGATCCCGCCGAGGCTGTACGCCGGTGGACGGCCGCAGCCGGGGCCGCGGCCGAGGCAGGGCTCTGGTTGCGCGCGCATGAGCTGGTCGACAAGGCGCTGCGGCTGGCCGAGGAGGAGGCGCCGGCGGGAGCCGTGCTGAGCGAGCTGGCCCAGGTCAGAGCGAAGCTGGAGGTCGAAGCCGGCCGGCCGCTGAACGGTGTCCGGCTGCTGCACGAGGGCGCCGAGGCGGCCGGTGACCCGTCTGCCAAGCTGTCGCTGCTGAGCCTGGCGGGCTTCTACACCTGGGCCAGTGCGCCCCACCCCGACCAGCTCGCGCTGGCCCGCCGCACCGCGGAACTGTGCCCGGACGGCGACGGGCTGGCCGATGTGGTGCGCACGTTCAACCGCGCCTTCCGCCTGATCCTCGAGGGAGACGCTGTGACCACGCTCACCTACCGGATGCCGGACCAGGCCGATCGCATTCCCTTCGAGGTGCGCTTCATCATCACCTACCAAGCCATCGTCCGCGCCGACCACGACGCCATGCTGGACAGCGCCGCACAGCTCGTCGAGGAATGCCAGGCGGAGGGACGCCTGGGACGCATGCCCCAGGCCATGACGATCTTCACCATCGCCCAGCTCATCAGCGGACGCCACCGGTCCGCGCGAGCCACGGTGGCCACGGGCCTGGCGCTGGCTTCCGACGTAGGCCAGCCGCAGTGGAGCAGCTACCTGGCGGGCCTGCACGCCTGGCTGTCGGGCGTCGCCGGCGCGCAGGAGGAGTGCGCCGCAATGACCGAGCAGGCGATCCGCGAAGCCGACCACCGCAGGTGGATGCCGGGAGCCTACTGGGCGGAGTACGCGCAGCTGATGCTCGACCTCGGAGCGAGCCGCTACGACGCGGTGCTCGAACGGATGGACCGGGCAGCGGCCGGCCCCACACGCCATGCCTTCCTCTGGCGATACGCCTGGCCCGACTACGTCGAGGCCGCCGCGCGAACGGGAAATCCCCAGCGTGCGAAGGAACCGCTGCGACGGTATGCCGAATGGGCGCAGGCCACCGGCCAGGCCAGGCCGCTTGCCGTTCTACATCGGGCCCATGCCTTGCTGGCCGCCGACCACGAAGCCGAGGAACTGTATGAGCGGGCGCTCGCTTTCCACATCGAGGGCGAGCACCCCTTCGACGAGGCACGCACCCGCATGGTCTACGGCGAGTGGCTACGCCGCCAGCAACGGCGCACCGAGGCGCGCGCCCAACTCGAGTCCGCCATCGAGGCCTTCGACCGGCTCGACGCCGCCCCATGGTCCGCCCGCGCGGCAGCCGAACTGCGCGCCACCGGCGCCTCCCTGTCCGACCGGGCCCGCGCCGGGGATCCACGGGCTGCGCTGACCCCGCAGGAGCTTCAGGTGGTACGGCTGGCCGTCACCGGGGCGTCCAACCGGGAGATCGGCGCCCAGCTGTTCCTCAGCCCCCGCACCGTCGCATCCCACCTGTACAAGGCCTTCCCCAAGCTGGGCGTCTCCTCCCGCGCCGAGCTGGCCAGGCTGGAGCTGGCATAG
- a CDS encoding tyrosine-type recombinase/integrase: MRRPGPVAAPTILGCFQALGSGSDLSSLRQAAKNGEAFYEDSGLPASMVKAKDARTWYSFAVAYVHAWWPHAAAKSREGMTDTLANITPVLTHDLSGRPDDAIIRRALREYAFVPEDRRPEPTPEIAAAIRWLEAASLPLSALEDARHVRAVLEALALLMDGSAAATSTYRRKRAVFHHVLEYAVELEELSANPLHKVKLRKAKVTGDVDRRSVVNPQQARELLIAVSYVGRTRGLMLVAMFACMYFGGLRPGEAAGLRMKDCLLPKQEWGVLTLEKTRPESIKRYTDSGETHDERGLKHRDGKATRHVPIPPELVALLRAHIERHGVAEDGRLFRTSTGRTFSGSAISNVWKEARTYAFSPDQVGSPLAARPYDLRHAAVSLWLNAGVHAPEAAERAGHGVDVLLRVYAKCIDGQREVANRRILKALAA, encoded by the coding sequence ATGCGCAGGCCGGGCCCGGTCGCCGCGCCTACGATCCTCGGATGCTTCCAGGCGCTCGGTTCCGGCAGCGACCTGTCGTCCCTTCGCCAGGCGGCGAAAAACGGGGAGGCGTTCTACGAGGACAGCGGCCTCCCGGCGTCGATGGTCAAGGCCAAGGACGCGCGCACCTGGTACTCCTTCGCGGTCGCCTACGTCCACGCCTGGTGGCCCCATGCGGCGGCCAAGTCCCGCGAGGGCATGACGGACACCCTGGCGAACATCACGCCTGTACTCACGCACGACCTGTCCGGGCGTCCGGACGACGCGATCATCCGCCGTGCCCTACGCGAGTACGCTTTCGTCCCCGAGGACCGTCGCCCCGAGCCGACACCCGAGATAGCCGCTGCCATCCGCTGGCTGGAGGCGGCTTCGCTCCCACTGAGCGCCCTGGAAGATGCCAGGCACGTACGGGCGGTCCTGGAGGCGCTGGCGCTGCTCATGGACGGCTCAGCGGCGGCCACCTCGACCTACCGCCGCAAGCGGGCCGTGTTCCATCACGTGTTGGAGTACGCCGTGGAGCTGGAAGAACTTTCGGCAAATCCGCTGCACAAGGTGAAGCTTCGCAAGGCCAAGGTCACAGGCGATGTGGACCGTCGTTCGGTGGTCAATCCTCAGCAAGCCCGTGAGCTCCTGATCGCGGTCTCCTACGTCGGCCGCACCCGTGGTCTGATGCTGGTGGCCATGTTCGCGTGCATGTACTTCGGCGGCCTACGTCCCGGCGAGGCTGCCGGCCTCCGGATGAAGGACTGTTTGCTTCCAAAGCAGGAGTGGGGCGTGCTCACCCTCGAAAAGACCCGTCCCGAGAGCATCAAGCGCTACACGGACTCAGGCGAGACCCACGACGAACGCGGTCTCAAACACCGCGACGGCAAGGCCACCAGGCACGTTCCCATCCCTCCCGAACTCGTCGCTCTCCTGCGTGCCCACATCGAGAGACACGGCGTAGCGGAAGACGGTCGGCTGTTCCGCACGAGCACGGGACGCACCTTCTCCGGCTCGGCCATTTCCAATGTCTGGAAGGAGGCTCGCACCTACGCCTTCTCCCCCGACCAGGTCGGCTCGCCACTGGCGGCCAGGCCGTACGACCTGCGGCACGCGGCTGTCTCCCTCTGGCTTAACGCGGGCGTGCACGCACCTGAAGCGGCTGAGCGAGCCGGACATGGCGTCGATGTCCTGCTTCGCGTCTACGCCAAGTGCATCGACGGTCAGCGTGAGGTCGCCAACCGGCGCATACTCAAGGCTCTCGCCGCATGA
- the galK gene encoding galactokinase yields MRVVEAFRQAYDAEPTTVWRAPGRVNLIGEHTDYNDGFVLPFAVPWGITAALSPRRDRTIRLLSLQSPGAPAVISDWDSAQGWTRYVVGVLAMLGEQVQGADIAIDGDLPAGAGLSSSAALEVVIGSALNEVYGLGLTPMEIALLGQKAENDFVGMPCGIMDQAASALCEEGKALFLDCRSLGSRTIPLDLTSRGLRILIIDTGVHHELADGQYAKRRADCESAARKLGVDALRDVTDLAGALSRLQGDERKRVQHVVTENHRVEAVVGLLRAGAIAEIGTLLNASHLSLRDEYEVSSPELDVAVEAALRGGARGARMTGGGFGGSAIALVAEERVATVQEAVLAAYAERGWKEPRFLPATPAAGAHKI; encoded by the coding sequence ATGCGCGTTGTTGAAGCTTTCCGTCAGGCGTACGACGCCGAGCCGACGACCGTGTGGCGCGCGCCGGGCCGCGTCAACCTCATCGGCGAGCACACCGACTACAACGACGGTTTCGTGCTGCCGTTCGCCGTGCCGTGGGGCATCACCGCCGCACTCAGCCCGCGCAGGGACCGCACGATCCGCCTGCTCTCGCTGCAGTCCCCCGGCGCGCCCGCGGTCATCTCCGACTGGGACAGTGCCCAGGGCTGGACCCGCTACGTCGTCGGTGTCCTGGCCATGCTCGGCGAGCAGGTCCAGGGCGCCGACATCGCCATCGACGGCGACCTGCCCGCGGGCGCCGGCCTGAGCTCCAGCGCGGCCCTCGAGGTCGTCATCGGCTCGGCGCTCAACGAGGTGTACGGCCTGGGCCTGACTCCCATGGAGATCGCCCTCCTCGGCCAGAAGGCGGAGAACGACTTCGTCGGCATGCCCTGCGGCATCATGGACCAGGCCGCCTCGGCGCTGTGCGAGGAGGGCAAGGCGCTCTTCCTCGACTGCCGCTCGCTCGGCTCGAGGACCATCCCGCTCGATCTCACCTCACGCGGGCTGCGAATCCTCATCATCGACACGGGTGTGCACCACGAGCTGGCCGACGGGCAGTACGCCAAGCGGCGCGCCGACTGCGAGTCGGCCGCCCGCAAGCTCGGCGTCGACGCCCTGCGCGACGTCACAGACCTGGCGGGCGCGCTGTCGCGGCTGCAGGGCGACGAGCGCAAGCGCGTCCAGCACGTGGTCACCGAAAACCACCGCGTCGAGGCGGTGGTCGGCCTGCTGCGCGCGGGGGCGATCGCGGAGATCGGCACGCTGCTGAACGCCTCGCACCTGTCGCTGCGCGACGAGTACGAGGTGTCGTCTCCCGAGCTGGACGTCGCGGTGGAGGCGGCGCTGCGCGGCGGCGCGCGGGGCGCCCGCATGACCGGCGGCGGGTTCGGCGGCTCGGCGATCGCGCTGGTGGCCGAGGAGCGGGTGGCGACCGTTCAGGAGGCGGTGCTCGCGGCGTACGCGGAGCGCGGCTGGAAGGAGCCCCGCTTCCTGCCCGCCACCCCCGCCGCGGGGGCGCACAAGATCTAG
- a CDS encoding PEP/pyruvate-binding domain-containing protein, which translates to MRVLPLGDTAAALEVVGGKGASLARLARAGLPVPDGFHVTTDAYREFVAPFHDRILAGLDEPATIAGLFAGHAMPEESAKAIMAAYAALGDDVPVAVRSSATAEDLPGMSFAGQQDTYLNIRGPALLDAVRRCWASLWTERAIAYRTRNQVSHDDVALAVVVQELVAADAAGVMFTANPVTGAHDEIVVNAAWGLGEAVVGGQVNPDSLVIKDGRVAEEGVADKTVMTVRTPGGTAEQPVPEERRRLPVLDHAQAVRLAGLGDRIQRLYGTPMDVEWAARDGELFILQARPVTGLQQEVEEWNDSRRGDYLWTAGNLGEAIPDVMTPATWSFVQIFIHEAMSASTMPGFDLVGNIGGRFYMNLSATVSVARALGMGSRLAAVEQVFGRIPPGLDVPMVGVSRWKIIKSVLPMAVRIRRRVAANLKDMPGFLSTARRRNEELRARIDAAGSAAELAELWERELLPYFATSCQMLEAAGRQGGATLVWTRDKLRRMMGEVAAEAMLTGVNADGELASLGPVTGLDRLARGEISRDEFARAYGHRGPHEFEVSLPRPGEDPAWIDAQLAGLAGAHADAGALLRRQAAARDAAWAEFARRHPRKVAAMRARVARWNAVVRDRESTRSEVIRAFWALRAFVLKAGALTGHGDDLFFLPVEEILDVLRGAPPTRVAVRRATYERYAALPPYPALIVGYFDPVRWAASTDRRADLFDARGATVAAGDEVTGFPGAPGVVEGTARVIAGPEDGDRLKQGEILVTTLTNIGWTPMFPRAAAVVTDLGAPLSHASIVARELGIPAVVGTGNATMRIRDGDRVRVDGERGTVEVLPSRG; encoded by the coding sequence GTGAGGGTTCTGCCTCTCGGCGACACCGCCGCCGCACTGGAGGTCGTGGGCGGCAAGGGCGCGTCGCTCGCCCGCCTGGCCAGAGCCGGCCTGCCGGTGCCGGACGGTTTCCATGTCACCACCGACGCCTACCGCGAGTTCGTCGCGCCGTTCCACGACCGCATCCTCGCCGGCCTGGACGAGCCCGCGACGATCGCCGGCCTCTTCGCCGGGCACGCGATGCCCGAGGAGAGCGCGAAGGCCATCATGGCCGCCTACGCGGCGCTCGGTGACGACGTGCCCGTCGCGGTCCGCTCGTCCGCGACCGCCGAGGACCTGCCCGGCATGTCCTTCGCGGGGCAGCAGGACACCTACCTGAACATCCGCGGCCCCGCCCTCCTCGACGCGGTCAGGCGGTGCTGGGCCTCGCTCTGGACCGAGCGCGCGATCGCCTACCGGACCCGCAACCAGGTGTCGCACGACGACGTCGCGCTCGCCGTCGTCGTCCAGGAGCTGGTGGCGGCCGACGCCGCAGGCGTCATGTTCACCGCCAACCCCGTCACCGGCGCCCATGACGAGATCGTCGTCAACGCGGCGTGGGGTCTCGGCGAGGCGGTGGTCGGCGGCCAGGTCAACCCCGACTCCCTCGTGATCAAGGACGGCAGGGTGGCGGAGGAGGGCGTGGCCGACAAGACGGTCATGACCGTCCGCACCCCCGGCGGCACGGCCGAGCAGCCGGTTCCCGAGGAACGGCGCCGCCTGCCCGTGCTCGACCACGCGCAGGCCGTACGGCTGGCCGGCCTCGGCGACCGCATCCAGCGCCTGTACGGCACGCCGATGGACGTGGAGTGGGCGGCGCGCGACGGCGAGCTGTTCATCCTCCAGGCCCGTCCCGTCACCGGCCTCCAGCAGGAGGTCGAGGAGTGGAACGACAGCCGCAGGGGCGACTACCTCTGGACCGCGGGCAACCTCGGCGAGGCCATCCCCGACGTCATGACGCCCGCCACCTGGTCGTTCGTCCAGATCTTCATCCACGAGGCCATGTCGGCCTCCACGATGCCCGGCTTCGACCTGGTCGGCAACATCGGCGGCCGCTTCTACATGAACCTCAGCGCCACCGTCTCCGTCGCCAGGGCGCTCGGCATGGGCTCCAGGCTCGCCGCCGTGGAGCAGGTGTTCGGCAGGATCCCGCCGGGCCTGGACGTGCCGATGGTCGGCGTCTCGCGCTGGAAGATCATCAAGAGCGTCCTGCCCATGGCCGTCCGCATCAGGCGGCGCGTCGCGGCCAACCTCAAGGACATGCCTGGCTTCCTCTCCACCGCCCGGCGGCGCAACGAGGAACTGCGCGCCCGTATCGACGCGGCCGGGAGCGCCGCCGAGCTGGCCGAGCTGTGGGAGCGCGAGCTGCTGCCGTACTTCGCCACCTCCTGCCAGATGCTCGAGGCGGCGGGTCGGCAGGGCGGCGCCACGCTCGTCTGGACCCGCGACAAGCTGCGCAGGATGATGGGCGAGGTCGCCGCCGAGGCCATGCTGACCGGTGTGAACGCCGACGGCGAGCTGGCCAGCCTGGGCCCCGTCACGGGCCTCGACCGGCTGGCCAGGGGCGAGATCTCCCGCGACGAGTTCGCCCGCGCCTACGGGCACCGCGGCCCGCACGAGTTCGAGGTCTCGCTCCCTCGCCCCGGCGAGGACCCCGCCTGGATCGACGCGCAGCTCGCGGGCCTGGCCGGCGCCCACGCCGACGCCGGTGCGCTGCTGCGCAGGCAGGCCGCCGCCCGCGACGCGGCGTGGGCCGAGTTCGCCCGGCGCCACCCGCGCAAGGTGGCCGCGATGCGGGCGCGGGTGGCCCGGTGGAACGCCGTCGTGCGCGACCGCGAGTCCACCCGCTCGGAGGTGATCCGCGCGTTCTGGGCGCTGCGCGCCTTCGTCCTGAAGGCGGGCGCGCTGACCGGCCACGGCGACGACCTGTTCTTCCTGCCCGTCGAGGAGATCCTGGACGTGCTGCGCGGCGCCCCGCCCACCCGCGTCGCGGTACGGCGGGCCACCTACGAGCGCTACGCGGCGCTCCCGCCGTACCCCGCCCTGATCGTGGGGTACTTCGACCCCGTGCGCTGGGCCGCGTCCACGGACCGGCGGGCCGATCTCTTCGACGCGCGCGGCGCCACCGTCGCGGCCGGCGACGAGGTCACCGGCTTCCCCGGCGCGCCCGGCGTGGTCGAGGGCACCGCGAGAGTCATCGCGGGGCCCGAGGACGGCGACCGCCTGAAGCAGGGCGAGATCCTGGTGACGACGCTGACCAACATCGGCTGGACCCCGATGTTTCCCCGCGCCGCCGCCGTGGTCACCGACCTGGGCGCGCCGCTCTCGCACGCCTCCATCGTCGCCCGCGAACTCGGCATCCCCGCCGTCGTCGGAACCGGCAACGCGACCATGCGGATCAGGGACGGCGACCGCGTCAGGGTCGACGGCGAGCGCGGAACGGTCGAGGTTCTGCCAAGTCGCGGATGA